The Mucilaginibacter mallensis genome has a segment encoding these proteins:
- the purN gene encoding phosphoribosylglycinamide formyltransferase: protein MKKRIAIFASGSGSNAQKIMEHFKRSSEAEVVLILTNNPQAYVLQRADNFEVPSHIFTRHEFYQTDDVIKLLKNLQVDLIVLAGFLWLVPVPLLKAFPNRIINLHPALLPKYGGAGMYGDHVHKAILANKEEESGITIHFVNAEFDEGEIIHQSKFRIDPDDTLEMIKFKGQQLEHQHFPRVVENLLKKMKS, encoded by the coding sequence TTGAAAAAAAGAATAGCCATTTTTGCTTCAGGTTCCGGATCAAACGCCCAAAAGATTATGGAGCATTTTAAGCGCAGTTCCGAAGCGGAAGTTGTGCTTATACTTACCAATAACCCGCAGGCCTATGTATTGCAGCGTGCCGATAATTTTGAGGTACCCTCGCATATATTCACCCGCCATGAGTTTTACCAAACCGATGATGTAATTAAACTGCTGAAAAATCTGCAGGTTGATCTCATTGTGCTTGCAGGCTTCCTGTGGCTGGTACCCGTACCGCTGTTAAAAGCATTCCCTAACCGCATTATTAACCTGCACCCTGCCCTGCTGCCCAAATATGGTGGCGCAGGCATGTATGGCGATCATGTGCATAAAGCCATCCTGGCCAATAAGGAAGAAGAATCAGGCATTACCATACATTTTGTAAATGCTGAATTTGACGAAGGCGAGATCATCCACCAATCCAAGTTCCGCATCGACCCGGATGACACGCTGGAGATGATCAAATTTAAAGGTCAGCAGTTGGAGCATCAGCATTTTCCGAGAGTGGTGGAGAATCTTCTTAAAAAAATGAAGAGCTAA